The following proteins are co-located in the Nitrospira sp. genome:
- a CDS encoding ATP-dependent DNA helicase RecQ: MDDLTRQLAQQFGFSAFRQGQRDVIDAVLSRRDAMAVMPTGQGKSLCYQLPATILPGLTLVISPLIALMQDQVNALNARNIPAAAFHSGLSEQERDRVVLHLKLRRLRLLYLAPERMQHERFLRLLRSLWVSLLVVDEAHCISQWGHDFRPDYLNIGRLRRELENPPCLALTATATARVQADLCERLSLQDPLRLVTGFRRPNLALSVRPCRSRQEKLAQLERVVREYPTGTLLIYCATRRAVEDVATCLGRSNSSVGYYHAGLSDDERRSVHEEFRAGTIRILAATNAFGMGIDKADVRLVVHFDIPGSLEAYYQEVGRAGRDGQPAACLLLFHERDVATQEYFIQQASKEAGNSARAERMKTLLQDLLDYVSVQTCRQLAILDYFSDEAERALGPCGLCDRCQTPRPLPADVVHDEAACAKAVLAAVSWCEGRFGVTRIVEMLRGSRSKGLIAYGADGCPGYGMYQTWTKTALTRLVKTLIESGHLQVEGLDYPTLDLTRRGQEALKDLSPMNIQQAVEPSAALSQKSSVSGRDRSLATSLASSVDPQLFERLRQLRKELAEEEGVAPFVIFHDKTLRTIAGHKPMTLSALRDISGIGEVKVERYGRRVLNVVNPEPG; this comes from the coding sequence GTGGATGATCTGACCAGGCAGCTCGCTCAACAATTCGGGTTCTCCGCATTCCGCCAAGGCCAGCGTGACGTGATCGATGCGGTCTTGTCCCGGCGCGATGCCATGGCCGTCATGCCCACCGGCCAGGGGAAGTCACTCTGCTATCAGCTGCCGGCCACGATTCTGCCGGGCCTCACGCTGGTCATTTCCCCGTTGATCGCCCTGATGCAGGATCAGGTGAACGCGTTGAATGCCCGCAATATTCCCGCGGCGGCCTTCCACTCAGGACTCTCCGAGCAGGAGCGGGATCGAGTGGTGCTCCACCTCAAGTTGCGGCGGCTGCGGTTGCTCTACCTGGCTCCTGAGCGGATGCAGCATGAGCGATTCCTTCGCCTGTTGCGATCCTTGTGGGTGTCGCTGCTGGTCGTGGACGAAGCCCATTGCATCTCTCAGTGGGGACATGATTTCCGACCGGACTATTTGAACATCGGTCGCCTGCGGCGGGAGCTCGAAAATCCTCCCTGTCTGGCCTTGACGGCCACCGCCACGGCCAGGGTGCAGGCGGATCTGTGCGAACGACTCTCACTCCAAGACCCGCTTCGATTGGTCACGGGGTTTCGCCGGCCGAATCTTGCCCTGTCGGTTCGTCCGTGCCGTTCGCGCCAGGAGAAACTGGCTCAATTGGAGCGCGTGGTGCGCGAGTACCCCACAGGGACGCTGCTTATCTATTGCGCCACGCGACGTGCGGTGGAGGATGTGGCGACCTGCCTGGGACGTTCCAATTCATCCGTCGGGTACTACCATGCGGGGTTGTCGGATGACGAGCGACGGTCGGTTCATGAGGAGTTTCGCGCAGGGACGATCCGGATATTGGCGGCCACCAACGCGTTCGGTATGGGGATTGATAAGGCCGATGTCAGACTGGTCGTCCATTTTGATATTCCCGGGAGCCTGGAGGCGTACTACCAGGAGGTCGGACGGGCCGGGCGTGACGGCCAACCGGCTGCCTGCCTGTTGTTGTTCCACGAGCGGGATGTGGCCACGCAGGAGTATTTCATTCAGCAAGCTTCGAAAGAAGCCGGCAATTCAGCGCGTGCGGAACGCATGAAAACCTTGCTGCAAGATTTGCTCGACTATGTGTCGGTTCAAACCTGCCGCCAGCTGGCCATATTGGACTATTTCAGCGATGAGGCGGAACGGGCGCTGGGGCCATGCGGGCTCTGCGATCGTTGTCAGACACCGCGACCATTGCCCGCGGACGTCGTCCATGACGAGGCGGCCTGTGCAAAGGCGGTCCTCGCGGCCGTATCTTGGTGCGAGGGGCGATTCGGGGTGACACGCATCGTCGAGATGCTGCGGGGAAGCCGTTCGAAAGGCCTGATCGCCTATGGGGCTGACGGTTGTCCGGGATATGGAATGTATCAGACCTGGACGAAGACGGCGCTGACTCGTCTTGTGAAAACCTTGATCGAGTCCGGCCATCTTCAGGTGGAGGGCCTGGACTATCCCACTCTTGATCTGACTCGACGCGGGCAGGAAGCGCTGAAGGACCTCAGCCCGATGAACATACAGCAGGCGGTCGAGCCATCGGCCGCGTTGTCCCAAAAGTCCTCGGTCAGCGGCCGGGACCGCTCCCTGGCTACATCACTTGCCTCGTCGGTCGATCCACAGCTGTTTGAACGACTCCGTCAGTTGCG
- a CDS encoding alginate export family protein, producing the protein MNSIHGRTRWGRLAAIFGAAAVTALQCLSLPAFAGFELPPGERITNLPAIPRNMPQKEAYELYDPVIGRNFDIKNLWMRADLRVRPEMRNNACFGLAQGAGGTCNSFGTRGANPTGGNKGNDMFVQQWMRLGIGYDLSPDVNFYVEIIDSANWGSNGTAVNAGNGGDPLTQNGGVAAGSGNGGRLGVRAAYMLVRNLADIQGLSMKVGRQYVVFGNHSLFGHFDWANTGYSHDGVMFAYQTKSWDSYFGWFRNSESDLGQAAPGGSAAPNVAGGSATVGGATNLVGGDANRDADMFIFYNQLKMVPGMVIEPFYVYYKNNYSSSDNVAQGLGTAKHSNQTRHMIGNRVEVRKGGFDFSNEIAWQFGQMGQIGACTGEQKCIHINAWATRNWIGYTFYDTAWKTRLAFNLDYASGDSRNNCTNGANTGCKTANTFENFFPTNHIHMGYMDVQAWKNMLSPSVNLQARPSARDHIELWYTNLNLANSKDCWYRASQGCYVFSNNANTKTHIGDEIDVAYTRMFADGKVALQAAYGTIFAGGYLTSTLNQTQNQHWAYMSLWMNF; encoded by the coding sequence ATGAACAGCATCCATGGACGGACCAGATGGGGCCGGTTGGCCGCCATCTTCGGCGCTGCAGCAGTAACGGCTTTGCAGTGTCTGTCACTCCCGGCCTTTGCCGGATTCGAACTTCCCCCGGGCGAACGTATCACCAATCTCCCTGCCATCCCTCGCAACATGCCACAGAAAGAAGCGTACGAACTGTACGATCCGGTCATCGGACGGAACTTCGACATCAAGAATCTCTGGATGCGCGCCGATCTGCGTGTGCGCCCGGAAATGCGGAACAATGCCTGCTTCGGCTTGGCTCAGGGGGCGGGCGGGACGTGTAACTCGTTCGGAACCAGAGGGGCCAATCCAACTGGCGGCAATAAGGGCAACGACATGTTCGTGCAGCAGTGGATGCGTTTGGGCATCGGGTACGATCTGTCGCCGGACGTGAATTTCTACGTGGAAATCATCGACAGCGCAAACTGGGGGAGCAACGGCACCGCGGTCAATGCCGGCAACGGTGGCGACCCTCTGACTCAAAACGGCGGCGTTGCTGCTGGTTCAGGAAACGGTGGCCGCTTGGGCGTCCGTGCAGCCTATATGTTGGTCCGCAATCTGGCCGACATTCAGGGGTTGAGCATGAAGGTCGGTCGTCAATATGTCGTGTTTGGCAATCACTCCCTCTTCGGTCACTTCGACTGGGCGAACACCGGCTATTCACATGACGGTGTGATGTTCGCCTACCAGACTAAGAGCTGGGACAGCTATTTCGGCTGGTTCCGCAATTCGGAGAGCGATCTCGGTCAAGCGGCGCCAGGTGGAAGTGCAGCGCCCAACGTCGCGGGTGGATCGGCAACTGTTGGCGGCGCCACCAATTTAGTGGGTGGGGATGCCAATCGCGATGCCGACATGTTCATTTTCTACAACCAGCTCAAGATGGTTCCTGGCATGGTCATCGAGCCGTTCTATGTCTATTACAAAAATAACTACAGTTCTTCGGACAACGTGGCCCAGGGGTTGGGCACCGCGAAGCACTCCAATCAGACCCGTCATATGATCGGAAACCGGGTCGAGGTGCGCAAGGGCGGGTTCGACTTCTCGAACGAAATCGCCTGGCAGTTTGGCCAAATGGGTCAAATTGGCGCATGTACTGGTGAACAAAAGTGTATTCACATCAATGCCTGGGCGACGAGAAACTGGATCGGCTATACGTTCTATGACACGGCCTGGAAGACGCGTCTGGCGTTCAACCTCGATTACGCATCTGGCGACAGCCGGAACAATTGCACAAACGGTGCAAACACCGGTTGTAAGACTGCGAACACCTTTGAAAACTTCTTCCCGACGAACCACATCCACATGGGATACATGGACGTGCAAGCGTGGAAGAACATGCTGTCCCCTTCCGTCAACTTGCAGGCCCGGCCTTCGGCGCGTGACCATATCGAATTGTGGTACACGAATCTGAATCTGGCCAACTCCAAGGACTGCTGGTATCGGGCGTCGCAAGGTTGTTACGTCTTCTCGAATAACGCGAACACGAAGACGCACATCGGCGACGAAATCGACGTGGCCTATACCCGGATGTTCGCCGACGGCAAGGTGGCCTTGCAAGCTGCGTATGGCACCATTTTCGCTGGTGGCTATTTGACCAGCACCTTGAACCAGACGCAGAATCAGCACTGGGCCTATATGTCCTTGTGGATGAACTTCTAG
- a CDS encoding lipid-A-disaccharide synthase N-terminal domain-containing protein — protein sequence MRWVVQWIASERHAESRVPTAFWYMSLIGGLITLAYAIYRLDPVFIAGQSIGSIVYVRNLMLIHRPNSADSGTASPATKS from the coding sequence ATGCGCTGGGTGGTCCAATGGATTGCCTCCGAACGCCATGCCGAAAGCCGGGTGCCCACCGCCTTCTGGTATATGAGCTTGATCGGCGGATTGATCACCCTGGCCTACGCGATCTACCGGCTGGACCCGGTGTTCATTGCCGGTCAGAGCATCGGGAGCATCGTGTACGTTCGTAATCTCATGCTCATTCACCGCCCGAACTCTGCCGATTCCGGCACAGCCTCTCCGGCAACCAAATCGTAA
- a CDS encoding glycosyltransferase family 39 protein, which produces MNGELPPLQPSAPIDRSVQPLALLLLLSMAAVLFFVGLGSLGLTDRDEGRNAEAGREMFETGNYISPTFNYEPRFAKPVFVYWLMTGSYHLFGVNEFAARFPSALFGLGLILLQYWFVTRCRGRVVGLFAAAMLLLNLEIIGLSRMALTDSVLIFFTTLSLYGFWLGLHGEGGGRRFIWLFYIGMALATLTKGPIGFLIPLLAVGLYLWLTRSWPLFRRRGHLIPGLMLFIALALPWYLMMLNLHGERYTTSARGDTVGRFFGAMEGHGGTLLFYIPVFLLGFFPWSGLLPFAWYQSYRSWREARRTETLPPNQPAEVEASSSPGALEWFAAAWVLGGFIFFSLSSTRLPHYIGPLFPAAAILAACYWNRCVTDQAAPGLRAAIHTITAVGSLLALAFALLPPLYAKFAGKLVEEFPLAGQVTLGPGPYTVASIFLVGMGLVAYFGLSDTRRPAAFWAAGGSLALVVLAAMQLTFPLIDYFVIEPPQQLAEVAGLNLGPNDRLILYGQPRPSLVFYAKRKAIVVPKGEEANIKPYLTQPGRTMILLPAAMRNRLPFETMDYPVMLERYGYILLASQSLINVPEEAEKPAMRIPGH; this is translated from the coding sequence ATGAACGGAGAGCTCCCCCCCTTGCAGCCGTCTGCGCCGATCGATCGTTCCGTCCAGCCGCTTGCGCTGCTACTCCTGCTGTCGATGGCCGCCGTGCTGTTCTTCGTCGGACTCGGCTCCCTCGGCTTGACCGACCGAGACGAAGGACGAAACGCCGAAGCGGGTCGGGAAATGTTTGAAACGGGCAACTATATCAGCCCGACATTCAACTACGAACCGCGCTTCGCCAAGCCGGTCTTTGTGTATTGGCTGATGACTGGTTCCTATCATCTCTTCGGCGTGAACGAATTCGCCGCGCGATTCCCGTCGGCACTGTTCGGGCTTGGGTTGATTCTGCTGCAATATTGGTTTGTGACACGGTGCCGGGGACGAGTCGTCGGCCTGTTTGCTGCGGCGATGCTGTTGCTCAACCTTGAGATCATCGGCCTCAGTCGCATGGCCTTGACCGACAGCGTGCTGATCTTCTTCACCACCCTCTCGCTCTATGGCTTTTGGCTGGGTCTACATGGAGAAGGAGGAGGGCGGCGCTTCATTTGGCTGTTCTATATCGGCATGGCGCTGGCGACATTGACCAAAGGCCCCATTGGTTTCCTCATTCCCTTGCTGGCGGTGGGTCTCTACCTATGGCTGACCCGTTCCTGGCCGTTGTTCCGTCGTCGCGGGCATCTTATTCCCGGCCTCATGCTTTTCATCGCCCTCGCGCTCCCTTGGTATCTCATGATGCTGAACCTTCACGGGGAACGCTATACAACGTCCGCCAGGGGGGACACGGTCGGCCGTTTCTTCGGAGCGATGGAAGGGCATGGCGGCACGCTGCTGTTTTATATTCCCGTCTTCCTGCTCGGATTTTTCCCTTGGAGTGGCCTGCTTCCCTTTGCCTGGTACCAGAGTTATCGAAGCTGGCGTGAGGCGAGACGCACCGAAACCCTGCCGCCTAATCAGCCCGCCGAGGTCGAGGCCTCCTCCTCGCCCGGTGCGCTCGAATGGTTTGCCGCGGCGTGGGTCTTGGGAGGATTCATCTTTTTTAGTCTCTCCTCAACCCGCTTGCCGCACTATATCGGGCCGCTGTTTCCTGCGGCGGCCATTCTGGCGGCTTGTTATTGGAATCGATGCGTGACCGATCAGGCTGCGCCGGGCCTACGGGCCGCAATCCATACGATCACCGCCGTGGGCTCGCTCCTGGCGCTGGCATTTGCGCTGCTGCCTCCGCTCTATGCCAAATTCGCCGGCAAACTAGTGGAGGAGTTTCCCCTGGCGGGACAGGTGACGCTGGGACCCGGGCCCTACACTGTCGCCTCAATTTTTTTGGTGGGAATGGGGCTGGTCGCCTATTTCGGACTCAGCGACACGCGGCGACCGGCGGCCTTCTGGGCCGCTGGCGGGTCACTGGCCCTCGTGGTGCTGGCCGCCATGCAATTGACGTTTCCATTGATCGACTATTTTGTCATCGAGCCGCCGCAACAGTTGGCGGAAGTCGCAGGACTGAACCTTGGTCCCAACGACCGGCTGATTCTGTACGGGCAACCACGACCCTCACTCGTCTTCTATGCCAAGCGCAAAGCCATCGTCGTCCCGAAAGGTGAGGAGGCCAACATCAAGCCCTACCTGACTCAACCGGGGCGCACCATGATTCTGCTGCCCGCAGCCATGCGCAATCGATTGCCGTTTGAAACCATGGACTACCCGGTCATGCTGGAACGCTATGGCTACATCCTGCTCGCCAGTCAATCGCTGATCAATGTACCGGAAGAGGCGGAAAAGCCCGCGATGCGTATCCCCGGCCATTGA
- the tatA gene encoding twin-arginine translocase TatA/TatE family subunit, producing MFGSFGWMELLLILIIVLIIFGAGKIPQLGEGLGKAIKGFKKSVHEADAIDVTATEAEPAAAPPTAQIQQPGQPATPPPAQQAAAAPPPRTTQG from the coding sequence ATGTTTGGTTCGTTCGGCTGGATGGAGCTGCTGCTGATTCTTATCATTGTCCTGATCATCTTCGGAGCCGGGAAAATTCCCCAGCTTGGTGAGGGATTAGGCAAGGCCATCAAAGGGTTCAAGAAGTCGGTTCACGAAGCGGATGCCATCGATGTGACGGCGACCGAGGCGGAACCAGCTGCGGCTCCACCCACGGCACAGATCCAGCAACCAGGACAGCCGGCCACGCCGCCGCCTGCGCAGCAGGCCGCCGCGGCTCCACCGCCACGGACGACGCAGGGATAA
- a CDS encoding PD40 domain-containing protein, with protein MTNRNRSVVGVLGVLLCLGVTGSAWAEGPKQAAPKLPIAVSAERHLINVRQLTFGRQNAEAYFSFSGDKLIFQSTNNWMKDTFAAAMYPADIPLGCYQMYVMDLASEKIRMVSTGSGTTTCGYFFPGDRRVLYSSTHLRGPNCPPKPKRDGGAYRWALDDYDLFSVRIDGQDPQRLTNTPGYDAEATVSPNGKTIVWTSMRDGDLDIYAMDLDGTHPRRLTHEVGYDGGAFFSPDSKRIVYRAQHPSNQEELDQYKGLLAQNLVEPGRLEIFIMNADGNGKQQVTNNGASNFSPYFHPDGHRVIFSSNVETRNEGGRPEFHLYLVNEDGTGLERVSVGGKFNSFPMFSPDGKHLVWVSDRNAKEPGEFNVFLADWVP; from the coding sequence GTGACAAACCGTAACAGATCCGTGGTTGGGGTACTGGGTGTGCTGCTGTGCCTGGGCGTGACAGGTTCGGCCTGGGCCGAGGGTCCGAAACAGGCCGCGCCCAAGTTGCCTATTGCTGTATCGGCCGAACGGCATCTGATCAACGTCCGGCAGCTCACGTTTGGGCGGCAAAATGCCGAGGCCTATTTTTCGTTCAGCGGCGACAAACTCATTTTCCAGTCCACCAACAATTGGATGAAAGACACGTTTGCCGCAGCGATGTATCCGGCCGACATTCCCCTGGGCTGCTATCAAATGTATGTGATGGATCTCGCGAGTGAAAAGATCCGGATGGTCAGCACCGGTTCCGGCACCACGACCTGCGGCTACTTTTTCCCCGGCGATCGGCGCGTGTTGTATTCCTCGACGCATTTGCGAGGGCCGAACTGCCCGCCGAAGCCGAAGCGTGACGGGGGGGCGTACCGCTGGGCGTTGGACGACTACGATCTGTTTTCTGTCAGGATCGATGGGCAGGACCCTCAGCGATTGACCAACACGCCGGGGTATGACGCGGAGGCCACGGTCTCTCCCAACGGAAAGACCATCGTCTGGACTTCCATGCGAGACGGGGATTTGGATATCTATGCCATGGATCTGGACGGGACCCATCCACGGCGGCTGACCCACGAAGTCGGGTACGACGGCGGGGCATTCTTTTCTCCCGATAGCAAACGGATTGTCTATCGCGCGCAGCACCCGAGCAATCAGGAAGAATTGGACCAATATAAGGGGCTCCTCGCTCAAAACTTGGTCGAACCAGGCCGGCTCGAAATCTTCATCATGAATGCCGACGGGAACGGCAAACAGCAGGTCACAAACAATGGCGCGTCCAACTTCTCGCCCTACTTCCATCCCGATGGTCACCGCGTCATCTTTTCGTCGAACGTGGAAACCCGCAATGAGGGAGGGAGGCCGGAATTTCACCTCTATCTCGTCAATGAAGACGGAACCGGGTTGGAGCGGGTAAGCGTTGGCGGGAAGTTCAATAGCTTTCCGATGTTCTCGCCGGACGGCAAGCATCTCGTCTGGGTCTCCGATCGGAACGCGAAAGAGCCGGGAGAGTTCAACGTGTTTCTTGCTGACTGGGTGCCATGA
- a CDS encoding glycosyltransferase family 2 protein produces MTVATRPWASVVIPIKDERENLVPLTEQLVKVLDSREESRSAPFELIFIDDGSSDGSSEVLDGLAAQYATIKVFHFDRNYGQSAAFDAGFKQSTGDLVMTIDGDLQNDPADIATLLPLIKEFDLVCGWRKDRHDNLTRKISSRIANRVRSAVTGDRVHDTGCSLKLFRRAVVDKLQLFEGMHRFFPALALMHGFTVTEVPVRHYPRTRGTSKYGVGNRLFKGLYDLVAVRWMQHRCLRYRYRATGTPPAPARL; encoded by the coding sequence ATGACTGTTGCCACCCGCCCATGGGCTTCCGTTGTCATCCCCATCAAGGATGAGCGAGAGAATCTGGTACCCCTGACAGAGCAACTCGTGAAGGTGCTGGATAGCCGCGAGGAATCGCGATCGGCCCCGTTCGAATTGATCTTCATCGACGACGGCAGTTCGGACGGCAGCTCAGAGGTGCTGGATGGCTTGGCCGCCCAATACGCCACAATCAAGGTCTTTCACTTCGATCGCAACTATGGCCAGTCGGCGGCCTTCGATGCGGGGTTCAAGCAATCGACCGGGGACCTGGTGATGACGATCGACGGCGATTTACAGAACGACCCGGCGGATATCGCCACGCTGCTCCCTTTGATCAAAGAGTTTGATCTGGTCTGCGGCTGGCGTAAGGACCGGCATGACAATCTGACACGAAAGATTTCCTCCCGGATCGCCAACCGCGTACGCAGCGCCGTCACCGGCGACCGGGTGCACGACACTGGCTGCTCACTGAAGCTGTTTCGACGGGCGGTGGTCGACAAATTGCAATTGTTCGAGGGTATGCACCGATTCTTCCCCGCCCTTGCCTTGATGCACGGGTTTACCGTCACCGAGGTGCCGGTGCGCCATTATCCACGCACACGTGGAACCTCGAAATACGGTGTGGGCAACCGTCTCTTCAAGGGTCTCTATGACCTGGTGGCTGTGCGATGGATGCAGCACCGTTGCCTGCGTTACCGTTACCGCGCGACCGGAACGCCTCCAGCCCCCGCACGCCTATGA
- a CDS encoding phosphatase PAP2 family protein — protein sequence MSGSGDGQVASPSMQPAPAPDCPPAPAVICSMLVLLGSFAALFDIDVPILRFLRSHDLSALQRLGDLGEKLGNGGTLITISLLLLATGFMLKRQAWVRVAWDSLLAHGVVAVVVNSLKHIIGRPRPRLTHTGGWHWWPSLESGLDSFPSGHTSATVAVVTVLARALPRLRWVPFALAAWVGASRIWRGSHFPGDVVGGMALGFLVGSVFNAPLRAWKQSCAQALVRVAPMVLLLTGCFWVLTHRIVDPVIDTVLASVGVMLMVGGWLSRLRWSQQATVVGGGNTGKGSNAFVWLGLGVATGAPVVIGLTVLLCVAQWTSAGMACASSAARSWWGEAVYGLGLFAAVAVVQLLKGLVPLQ from the coding sequence ATGAGTGGATCGGGCGACGGGCAGGTTGCGTCGCCCTCGATGCAGCCTGCACCAGCACCGGATTGCCCGCCGGCTCCGGCCGTCATTTGTTCGATGCTCGTGCTGCTCGGATCGTTCGCCGCACTCTTCGATATCGATGTTCCCATCCTCCGCTTCCTCCGGTCTCACGACCTGTCGGCGCTCCAGCGGCTCGGCGATCTCGGTGAAAAGCTCGGTAACGGCGGGACTCTCATCACCATCAGCCTTCTCCTCCTAGCCACGGGCTTTATGCTCAAACGGCAGGCATGGGTGCGAGTGGCGTGGGACAGTCTGCTGGCGCATGGCGTGGTGGCCGTCGTGGTCAACAGTCTCAAACATATCATCGGCCGCCCACGGCCGCGTCTGACGCATACAGGCGGGTGGCATTGGTGGCCATCGCTGGAGTCCGGACTAGATTCATTTCCTTCCGGCCATACCTCGGCGACGGTCGCCGTGGTGACGGTCCTGGCACGGGCGCTGCCACGCCTGCGCTGGGTGCCGTTCGCACTAGCTGCGTGGGTCGGTGCCAGCCGAATCTGGAGAGGCTCTCATTTTCCCGGCGATGTGGTCGGCGGGATGGCCTTGGGGTTTCTTGTGGGCTCCGTCTTCAATGCGCCCCTGCGCGCGTGGAAACAGTCCTGCGCACAGGCGCTGGTTCGTGTCGCGCCGATGGTCCTCTTACTCACGGGATGTTTTTGGGTTCTCACGCATCGGATTGTAGATCCTGTGATCGATACCGTACTGGCCTCGGTGGGAGTGATGCTCATGGTGGGTGGCTGGTTGAGCCGTCTGAGATGGAGCCAGCAGGCCACCGTTGTCGGCGGGGGGAACACAGGTAAGGGGTCGAATGCGTTCGTGTGGTTGGGGCTGGGAGTAGCCACCGGTGCGCCGGTTGTCATCGGGTTGACGGTGCTGCTCTGTGTGGCGCAATGGACCAGCGCTGGGATGGCCTGCGCGTCGTCGGCAGCACGATCGTGGTGGGGCGAAGCGGTCTACGGACTGGGTCTGTTCGCGGCAGTGGCGGTAGTGCAATTGCTCAAAGGGCTGGTGCCATTGCAGTAA
- a CDS encoding twin-arginine translocase TatA/TatE family subunit: MFGLGAGEILIILVIAFLLFGPKQLPEIGRQVGKAVKGFKETADDLKKTVEPELNMIQQEMKMVEQDFESSMKEAEEQINHATSGVEHGAEESGLPKQA, from the coding sequence ATGTTCGGTCTTGGCGCTGGAGAAATTCTCATCATCCTGGTCATTGCGTTCCTGTTGTTCGGGCCCAAGCAATTGCCCGAAATCGGGCGCCAAGTGGGCAAGGCTGTCAAGGGATTCAAGGAGACGGCGGATGACCTGAAGAAGACAGTTGAGCCTGAGCTCAACATGATTCAACAGGAAATGAAGATGGTGGAGCAGGATTTCGAATCGTCGATGAAGGAAGCGGAAGAACAGATTAACCATGCAACATCGGGCGTAGAGCACGGGGCAGAGGAATCAGGTTTGCCCAAGCAGGCCTAA